A section of the Sphingomonas ginsenosidivorax genome encodes:
- a CDS encoding flagellar basal body P-ring protein FlgI, with the protein MIRYFLALLAGLALAAPAHADRIKDLGGFQGIRANQLTGYGIVVGLPGTGDDNLEYTVQSLKAVASRFGLQLPPGANPSMKNAAVVLVTAELPPFAKPGQRLDITVASMGKAKSLRGGSLILTPLLGADNQVYAMAQGNLAVGGLGAEGADGSKIVVNIPSTGRIPEGATVERAVATGFETAPMLTFNLQRADFTTAQNVAAAINQRLGFGTAQAIDAVSVAVRAPAGADVRATLMSEIENLDATSAEASAKVIVNARTGTVVINSAVRVSPAAVTHGKLTVRIDESQQIVQPAPFSQGQTAMQQKSAVAVEEEKRPMFLMNPGPKLSDIVKAVNAIGASPADLVAILEALKEAGALRAELIVL; encoded by the coding sequence ATGATCCGCTATTTCCTCGCGCTGCTCGCAGGCCTCGCGCTTGCCGCCCCGGCGCACGCCGACCGGATCAAGGACCTGGGCGGGTTCCAGGGCATCCGCGCCAACCAGCTGACCGGCTACGGCATCGTCGTCGGCCTGCCCGGCACCGGCGACGACAATCTCGAATACACCGTGCAGTCGCTCAAAGCCGTCGCCTCGCGCTTCGGGCTGCAGCTGCCGCCGGGCGCCAATCCGTCGATGAAGAACGCCGCGGTGGTGCTCGTCACCGCCGAGCTGCCGCCGTTCGCCAAGCCCGGCCAGCGGCTCGACATCACCGTCGCGTCGATGGGCAAGGCGAAGAGCTTGCGCGGCGGCAGCCTGATCCTGACGCCTTTGCTCGGCGCGGACAACCAGGTGTACGCGATGGCGCAGGGCAACCTCGCGGTCGGCGGGCTCGGGGCGGAAGGCGCCGACGGTTCCAAGATCGTCGTCAACATCCCCTCGACCGGCCGCATCCCGGAAGGCGCGACCGTCGAGCGTGCGGTCGCGACCGGGTTCGAGACCGCGCCGATGCTGACCTTCAACCTGCAGCGTGCCGATTTCACCACCGCGCAGAACGTCGCCGCGGCGATCAACCAGCGCCTCGGCTTCGGCACTGCGCAGGCCATCGACGCGGTCTCGGTCGCGGTCCGCGCGCCCGCCGGCGCCGACGTCCGCGCGACGCTGATGAGCGAGATCGAGAATCTCGACGCCACCTCGGCCGAAGCCTCGGCAAAGGTGATCGTCAACGCGCGCACCGGTACCGTCGTGATCAACTCGGCGGTGCGCGTCAGCCCCGCCGCGGTCACGCACGGCAAGCTGACGGTCCGCATCGACGAGAGCCAGCAGATCGTCCAGCCCGCGCCGTTCAGCCAGGGCCAGACCGCGATGCAGCAGAAATCCGCGGTCGCCGTCGAAGAGGAGAAGCGCCCGATGTTCCTGATGAACCCCGGCCCGAAGCTGTCCGACATCGTGAAAGCGGTGAACGCGATCGGCGCGTCGCCTGCAGACCTGGTCGCGATCCTCGAAGCGCTCAAGGAAGCCGGCGCGCTGCGTGCCGAGTTGATCGTCCTGTGA
- a CDS encoding rod-binding protein, translated as MSGVIGATGGISVDTSRLKSSENLKKAGEKFEAVFDGLMLKSMRQAKLANPLFDSKAIDTFTEMQDAQVAQSMAEHAPMGIGKAMTEFLAKSQSDLNSVPPEPIK; from the coding sequence GTGAGCGGCGTGATCGGCGCCACCGGCGGGATCTCGGTCGACACGAGTCGGCTGAAGTCTTCGGAGAACCTCAAGAAGGCGGGCGAGAAGTTCGAGGCGGTGTTCGACGGCCTGATGCTGAAATCGATGCGGCAGGCGAAACTCGCCAACCCGCTGTTCGATTCGAAGGCGATCGACACCTTCACCGAGATGCAGGACGCACAGGTCGCGCAGTCGATGGCCGAGCATGCGCCGATGGGGATCGGCAAGGCGATGACCGAATTCCTCGCCAAATCGCAATCCGATCTTAACTCTGTTCCGCCAGAACCGATCAAATGA
- the flgK gene encoding flagellar hook-associated protein FlgK: MSDLLSIGASGVNAYQSALSTVSENIANTGVAGYSRRTVSLKEVGAAGTSLTSTALNSGSGVVATGINRAADAFRNAAVRSSSADLARTEAGSTWLDGIQSALTGNKLGTQLTSFFNSATALAADPTSTASRATMLEGATSLAAAFTATGTALGTVATTLDATATQATQSLGALGAALAKVNDGLARTQAGTGAAAGLADQRDQLLEQMSAIVDVSATMDSAGRATVKVGGDSGPVLVAGNEAGSVAYERSATGQVSFAVIRAGTVASMTPSGGALAGIADGAQRVADATEALGDLATSFTSQVNAVQAQGRDLDGNAGTALFATGGSPLDIRVALTDPRGIAAASATGSARDASNLAALQAVRVSGGFEAGNTAVIATNAAALAQRKTVADAQGAIRDGAISARDGVSGVSLDNEAVDLMRFQQAYQASSRIIQVARETFQSILQIQ, from the coding sequence ATGAGCGACCTGCTGTCGATAGGGGCGAGCGGCGTCAACGCGTATCAGAGCGCGCTGTCGACCGTATCCGAGAACATCGCGAATACCGGCGTCGCCGGCTATTCGCGCCGTACGGTCTCGTTGAAGGAAGTCGGCGCGGCCGGCACCAGCCTGACATCGACAGCGCTGAACAGCGGCAGCGGCGTCGTCGCCACCGGCATCAACCGCGCGGCCGACGCGTTCCGCAACGCCGCGGTCCGATCGTCGAGCGCCGACCTGGCGCGTACCGAGGCCGGATCGACCTGGCTCGACGGCATCCAGAGCGCGCTGACCGGCAACAAGCTCGGCACGCAGCTCACCAGCTTCTTCAATTCGGCGACCGCGCTCGCCGCCGATCCCACCTCGACCGCGTCGCGCGCGACGATGCTGGAGGGCGCGACCTCGCTCGCCGCGGCGTTCACCGCGACCGGCACCGCGCTCGGCACCGTCGCGACCACGCTCGACGCGACCGCCACCCAGGCGACGCAGAGCCTGGGCGCGCTCGGCGCCGCGCTCGCCAAGGTCAATGACGGGCTCGCCCGCACGCAAGCAGGGACCGGTGCCGCCGCCGGCCTCGCCGACCAGCGCGACCAGCTGCTCGAACAGATGAGCGCGATCGTCGACGTCTCCGCGACGATGGATTCGGCCGGCCGCGCCACCGTCAAGGTCGGCGGCGATTCGGGGCCGGTGCTCGTCGCCGGCAACGAAGCGGGCAGCGTCGCCTATGAACGCAGCGCCACGGGGCAGGTGTCGTTCGCGGTGATCCGCGCCGGCACCGTCGCGTCGATGACTCCCTCGGGCGGCGCACTCGCGGGCATCGCCGACGGCGCGCAGCGTGTCGCCGACGCGACCGAAGCGCTCGGCGATCTCGCCACCAGCTTCACCAGCCAGGTCAACGCCGTCCAAGCACAGGGCCGCGATCTCGACGGCAATGCCGGAACCGCACTGTTCGCGACCGGCGGCTCGCCGCTCGACATCCGCGTCGCGCTGACCGATCCGCGCGGCATCGCCGCCGCGAGCGCCACCGGCAGCGCGCGCGACGCGTCGAACCTCGCCGCGCTGCAGGCGGTCCGCGTCAGCGGCGGGTTCGAGGCCGGCAACACCGCGGTGATCGCGACCAACGCCGCCGCGCTGGCGCAGCGCAAGACGGTCGCCGATGCGCAGGGCGCGATCCGCGATGGTGCCATCAGCGCGCGCGACGGGGTGTCGGGCGTGTCGCTCGACAACGAAGCGGTCGACCTGATGCGCTTCCAGCAGGCGTACCAAGCGTCGAGCCGGATCATCCAGGTCGCGCGCGAGACCTTCCAGTCGATCCTCCAGATCCAGTGA
- a CDS encoding flagellin, producing MTMQISTSVFYDRAANAIGSTSAKTDALNTQIASTKKFQAPSDDSVAYQRLAGLSRSTADGKSYDANLTMAASLLQQADTTLSAMTTQLQKASELAIQANNGTLNASQRAVIGQQLSGIADTIAGLANIKDLRGQPLFGGADGGAAVTRTADGRYSYAETAPSPIPIGDGQTVQAGETASRVLKFGDKDALSVIAGLAAALQSGEDLGTAGATAIDDLSAAGTQVTAMQASLGARAARVDLQQAAQKDIATDREETRSGIEDTDVVAATVELQKQMTILNATSASFTKLSSLSLFNYLK from the coding sequence ATGACCATGCAGATTTCCACCAGCGTCTTCTACGACCGTGCCGCGAACGCGATCGGCTCGACGAGCGCGAAGACCGACGCGCTCAACACGCAGATCGCGTCGACGAAGAAGTTCCAGGCGCCGTCGGACGATTCGGTCGCGTATCAGCGCCTCGCCGGGCTCAGCCGCTCGACCGCGGACGGCAAGTCGTACGACGCCAACCTGACGATGGCGGCGTCGCTGCTGCAACAGGCCGACACCACGCTGTCGGCGATGACCACGCAGCTGCAAAAGGCGTCCGAACTCGCGATCCAGGCGAACAACGGCACGCTGAACGCGTCGCAGCGCGCGGTCATCGGCCAGCAGCTGAGCGGCATCGCCGACACGATCGCGGGCCTCGCCAACATCAAGGACCTGCGCGGCCAGCCGCTGTTCGGCGGTGCCGATGGCGGCGCGGCGGTCACCAGGACCGCCGACGGCCGCTACAGCTATGCCGAAACCGCGCCGTCGCCGATTCCGATCGGTGACGGTCAGACCGTGCAGGCGGGCGAGACCGCGTCGCGCGTGCTGAAATTCGGCGACAAGGATGCGCTGAGCGTCATCGCCGGGCTCGCCGCCGCGCTGCAGTCGGGCGAGGACCTCGGCACGGCCGGTGCGACCGCGATCGACGACCTGTCGGCGGCGGGCACGCAGGTGACCGCGATGCAGGCGTCGCTCGGCGCTCGCGCCGCGCGCGTCGACCTGCAACAGGCCGCGCAGAAGGACATCGCCACCGATCGCGAGGAAACGCGGTCGGGGATCGAGGATACCGATGTCGTCGCCGCGACCGTCGAGCTGCAGAAGCAGATGACGATCCTCAACGCGACCTCGGCCAGCTTCACCAAGCTCTCGTCGCTGTCGCTCTTCAATTACCTGAAGTGA
- the motA gene encoding flagellar motor stator protein MotA yields the protein MFAAIGFVVLLVMVFGGFAFTGGALGPVMEAIPHEMLIIGGAAAGALIMGNSGKELKAVGGGLAKVFKGPKYTKQDYLDVIFLVSKLMKMLRMEGPMALEPHVEDPQSSALFAEYPKLLKDHSLVNLIADTLRLVVVSSGTLDVHAVEDVMDNAIKTHHHEVEGPHSTLTSLADALPALGIVAAVLGVVKTMGSIDKPPSILGAMIGSALVGTFMGVLLAYGVVAPLANRLKQVIDADAAIYGVVKQIIIASLHGHPQPLVIEAARSGIAHSNQPGFAEVFDGLRGR from the coding sequence ATGTTTGCCGCGATCGGCTTTGTCGTCCTGCTCGTCATGGTATTCGGCGGTTTCGCCTTTACCGGCGGTGCGCTGGGCCCCGTCATGGAGGCCATCCCGCACGAGATGCTGATCATCGGCGGCGCCGCGGCCGGCGCGCTGATCATGGGCAATTCGGGCAAGGAACTGAAGGCCGTCGGCGGCGGTCTGGCCAAGGTCTTCAAGGGCCCGAAATATACCAAGCAGGACTATCTCGACGTCATCTTCCTGGTGTCGAAGCTGATGAAGATGTTGCGGATGGAGGGCCCGATGGCACTCGAACCGCATGTCGAGGATCCGCAGTCGTCCGCGCTGTTCGCCGAATATCCGAAACTGCTGAAGGACCATTCGCTGGTCAACCTGATCGCCGACACGCTGCGCCTGGTCGTGGTGTCGTCGGGGACGCTCGACGTCCATGCGGTCGAGGACGTGATGGACAACGCGATCAAGACGCACCACCACGAGGTCGAGGGGCCGCACAGCACGCTGACCAGCCTCGCGGACGCACTCCCCGCGCTCGGCATCGTCGCCGCGGTGCTCGGCGTGGTGAAGACGATGGGCTCGATCGACAAGCCGCCGTCGATCCTCGGCGCGATGATCGGATCGGCGCTGGTCGGCACGTTCATGGGCGTTCTGCTCGCTTACGGGGTCGTCGCGCCGCTCGCCAACCGGCTGAAGCAGGTGATCGACGCCGACGCGGCGATCTATGGCGTGGTCAAGCAGATCATCATCGCCTCGCTGCACGGCCATCCGCAGCCGCTGGTGATCGAGGCGGCGCGCTCGGGCATCGCGCACAGCAACCAGCCCGGCTTCGCCGAGGTGTTCGACGGTCTGAGGGGTCGCTGA
- a CDS encoding flagellar motor protein MotB codes for MARAPHGANVPPKIIYKKIYIEGHGGHHGGAWKVAYADFVTAMMAFFLLMWLLGATTEKQRRGIADYFAPTLMDTRSLGVGGGGLLGGESLLSKNKLGPHAGQTMMQSIAMPLSGQGGENTGTGPKGQLNNPTLAAEDRKNFDSMRRKVLAEIAKAPKLAGLASHVRFVPTQEGMRIDLVDDADYSMFALGTTALDPQASELIGMIAETIRSSANPIMIRGHTDAVPYGDPRAMNNWMLSSGRAEATRRRLLQGGTPEERFERIEGVANREPLIKDAPTDPRNRRVAITLLYRRGSFRS; via the coding sequence ATGGCACGCGCACCGCACGGGGCGAACGTGCCCCCCAAGATCATCTACAAGAAGATCTATATCGAAGGGCATGGCGGCCATCACGGCGGCGCCTGGAAGGTCGCGTACGCCGATTTCGTGACCGCGATGATGGCGTTCTTCCTGCTGATGTGGCTGCTCGGCGCGACCACCGAGAAGCAGCGCCGCGGCATCGCCGACTATTTCGCGCCGACGCTGATGGACACGCGCTCGCTCGGCGTCGGCGGCGGTGGCCTGCTCGGTGGCGAATCGCTGCTGAGCAAGAACAAGCTCGGGCCCCATGCCGGGCAGACCATGATGCAGTCGATCGCGATGCCGCTCAGCGGGCAGGGCGGCGAGAACACCGGTACCGGCCCCAAGGGCCAGCTCAACAACCCGACGCTCGCCGCCGAGGATCGCAAGAACTTCGATTCGATGCGGCGCAAGGTGCTGGCCGAGATCGCCAAGGCGCCCAAGCTCGCGGGCCTCGCCAGTCATGTCCGCTTCGTGCCCACGCAGGAGGGGATGCGGATCGACCTGGTCGACGACGCCGATTATTCGATGTTCGCGCTCGGCACCACCGCGCTCGACCCGCAGGCGAGCGAGCTGATCGGGATGATCGCGGAGACGATCCGCAGTTCGGCCAACCCGATCATGATCCGCGGCCATACCGATGCGGTGCCGTATGGCGATCCGCGCGCGATGAACAACTGGATGCTGTCGTCGGGCCGCGCCGAGGCGACGCGGCGGCGGCTGTTGCAGGGCGGCACGCCCGAGGAGCGCTTCGAACGGATCGAGGGCGTCGCCAACCGCGAACCGCTGATCAAGGACGCGCCGACCGACCCGCGCAACCGGCGGGTGGCGATCACGCTGCTGTACCGACGCGGCAGTTTCCGCAGCTAG
- a CDS encoding MucR family transcriptional regulator, translating into MSEDNTDLSPLELATELTIAWLGNPNTRISAEEVPAFLGKMHETVSSLLGTTTEAEPVEAPVEYTPAVTARKSLASKDHIISMIDGKSYKTLRRHLATHGMTPAEYRERYGLKPDYPMVAENYSESRRAMAKKIGLGRKPGARNADAAPAGAAAAPRKRKTAAAAE; encoded by the coding sequence ATGTCCGAAGATAACACCGACCTGAGCCCACTCGAACTGGCAACCGAACTCACGATTGCTTGGCTGGGTAATCCGAATACCCGGATTTCGGCCGAAGAGGTTCCGGCGTTTCTCGGCAAGATGCACGAGACGGTGTCGTCGCTGCTGGGCACGACGACCGAAGCCGAGCCCGTCGAAGCGCCGGTCGAGTACACGCCTGCGGTTACCGCACGGAAGTCGCTGGCGTCGAAGGATCACATCATCTCGATGATCGACGGCAAGTCGTACAAGACCTTGCGCCGCCACCTCGCGACGCATGGCATGACGCCGGCCGAGTATCGCGAACGCTATGGCCTGAAGCCCGATTACCCGATGGTCGCCGAGAATTATTCGGAAAGCCGCCGCGCGATGGCCAAGAAGATCGGTCTCGGCCGCAAGCCCGGCGCGCGCAACGCCGACGCGGCCCCCGCCGGCGCCGCCGCGGCCCCGCGCAAGCGCAAGACGGCAGCCGCCGCCGAATAG